One genomic window of Monodelphis domestica isolate mMonDom1 chromosome 1, mMonDom1.pri, whole genome shotgun sequence includes the following:
- the LOC100028275 gene encoding olfactory receptor 4F3/4F16/4F29-like produces the protein MDRKNHTVVSEFVFLGLTNSWDIQILLFLFSSLFYVSSILGNLLIVFTVISDPCLHSPMYFLLANLSFIDLGVSSVASPKMICDLFRKRKVISFFGCITQIFFIHLIGGVEMVLLIAMAFDRYIAICKPLHYLTIMSPRMCTLLLVAAWSIGLIHSLVQLAFVVNLPLCGPNELDSFYCDLPRFIKLACTDTYRLEFMVTANSGFISLGAFFMLVISYIFILVTVQKHSSGGSSKALSTLSAHITVVVLFFGPLIFFYTWPFPTSHLDKFLAFFDAILTPFLNPLIYTLRNKEMKLAMKKVCRQLANFKEIS, from the coding sequence ATGGACAGAAAGAATCACACTGTGGTGTCTGAGTTTGTGTTCCTGGGACTTACCAATTCTTGGGATATACAGATTCTACTCTTTTTGTTCTCCTCTCTGTTCTATGTATCAAGCATACTGGGAAACCTCCTAATTGTGTTTACAGTGATCTCTGACCCTTGTTTACACTCACCCATGTATTTCCTGTTGGCAAACCTCTCTTTCATTGATCTTGGGGTTTCCTCTGTAGCTTCCCCTAAAATGATATGTGATCTTTTCAGAAAGCGCAAAGTCATTTCATTCTTTGGATGTATCACTCAGatcttctttattcatttgattGGTGGTGTTGAGATGGTGCTACTCATAGCTATGGCCTTTGACAGATACATTGCCATATGTAAGCCTCTCCATTATCTGACCATTATGAGTCCAAGAATGTGCACTCTGCTTCTAGTAGCTGCCTGGAGCATTGGTCTCATCCACTCTCTGGTCCAACTGGCATTTGTTGTAAACCTACCATTGTGTGGCCCAAATGAATTGGATAGTTTTTATTGTGACCTCCCTCGGTTCATTAAACTTGCCTGCACAGACACATATAGATTAGAATTCATGGTCACAGCCAACAGTGGCTTCATCTCCTTGGGTGCCTTCTTCATGTTGGTCATTTCCTACATCTTTATCCTAGTTACTGTTCAGAAGCATTCTTCAGGTGGTTCTTCCAAGGCCCTTTCCACTCTTTCAGCTCATATCACTgtagtggttttgttttttggccCCTTGATCTTTTTTTATACCTGGCCATTCCCCACATCACACCTGGATAAGTTTCTTGCCTTTTTTGATGCCATTCTTACTCCCTTTCTCAATCCACTCATCTACACACTCAGAAACAAAGAGATGAAGCTAGCAATGAAGAAAGTGTGCAGACAGCTTGCCAATTTCAAGGAAATTTCTTAA